A genome region from Populus alba chromosome 5, ASM523922v2, whole genome shotgun sequence includes the following:
- the LOC118035010 gene encoding toll/interleukin-1 receptor-like protein isoform X3, whose product MNSPTSPMGLFSVINLLMLFLSGKANDVFLSFNHQEIGKNFADHLYKDLNYAGIRTFRDDGGIYTGQKSDIKRAIQESRISVVVFSKDYASSTKCLDQLVLIMDARRTTGLLVLPLFYNLDPSEVWEQKGLFEEAFAKHEKSFHKEMARVDSWRAALKEAADLKGKERKQDRYESKFIESIVKEIADKLNLSRPHVPPSSVPLSSALRPLSYFFGLLREWRRSFFRTPSLFLFFLTLLSSSVEGS is encoded by the exons ATGAATTCACCAACCAGTCCAATGGGTTTGTTCTCAGTTATCAATCTCTTGATGCTTTTCCTTTCTGGAAAGGCTAATGAtgttttcttgagttttaaCCACCAAGAAATTGGCAAGAATTTTGCCGATCATCTCTACAAAGACCTCAATTATGCTGGGATTCGCACTTTTAGAGATGATGGTGGAATTTACACTGGACAAAAGTCTGATATCAAGAGAGCGATACAGGAATCCAGGATTTCGGTTGTTGTGTTCTCTAAAGACTATGCTTCTTCAACAAAGTGCCTGGACCAGCTTGTGCTCATAATGGATGCCAGGAGAACAACTGGGCTCCTTGTGCTTCCTCTTTTTTACAACCTTGATCCGTCGGAGGTCTGGGAACAGAAAGGGTTGTTTGAAGAAGCATTTGCTAAACACGAAAAAAGCTTCCATAAGGAAATGGCTAGAGTAGATAGTTGGAGGGCGGCTCTTAAAGAAGCTGCAGACCTGAAAGGAAAGGAGCGGAAACAAGACAG GTATGAGTCAAAGTTCATAGAGTCGATTGTTAAAGAGATCGCAGATAAACTCAACCTCTCACGGCCTCACGTCCCTCCGTCCTCGGTACCACTGTCGTCAGCCCTCCGCccactttcatatttttttggtcttttacgAGAGTGGAGGAGGTCTTTCTTTCGGAccccctctctctttttattttttttgactcTTCTAAGTTCTTCTGTAGAGGGCAGTTAG
- the LOC118035010 gene encoding toll/interleukin-1 receptor-like protein isoform X1 produces MAFNPVTLILFFLSLIPGATLTPRTCDPPFRGPWQTTYDVFLSFRGGDTRKHFTDHLYKALTRAGIPTFRDDDEIRIGENIELEIQKAIQESKSYIIVFSKNYSSSRWCLDELSMIMERRRTVGHLVFPVFYDVDPSEVGNQTGQFGEEFAKLEVRFKYQMERVEGWRTALKEAANMERMVLEDRYESKFIESIVKEIADKLNLSRPHVPPSSVPLSSALRPLSYFFGLLREWRRSFFRTPSLFLFFLTLLSSSVEGS; encoded by the exons ATGGCTTTCAACCCAGTGACCCtaatcttgttttttctctcattaATTCCTGGGGCTACTTTGACACCCCGGACGTGTGACCCCCCGTTCAGAGGACCATGGCAAACTACTTACGATgtcttcttgagttttagaggtgGAGATACACGCAAACATTTCACCGACCACCTCTACAAAGCTTTAACTAGAGCAGGGATTCCCACTTTCAGAGACGACGACGAGATCCGGATAGGAGAGAACATTGAGTTAGAAATCCAGAaagcaattcaagaatcaaaatcatatattattgtgttttctaaaaACTACTCTTCTTCAAGATGGTGTCTTGATGAACTCTCGATGATCATGGAACGTAGAAGAACTGTTGGGCACTTAGTGTTCCCAGTTTTCTACGATGTCGATCCATCTGAGGTGGGGAACCAAACAGGGCAATTTGGTGAAGAGTTTGCTAAACTTGAAGTACGCTTCAAGTATCAGATGGAGAGGGTGGAGGGATGGAGAACGGCTCTTAAGGAAGCTGCAAACATGGAAAGGATGGTTCTGGAAGACAG GTATGAGTCAAAGTTCATAGAGTCGATTGTTAAAGAGATCGCAGATAAACTCAACCTCTCACGGCCTCACGTCCCTCCGTCCTCGGTACCACTGTCGTCAGCCCTCCGCccactttcatatttttttggtcttttacgAGAGTGGAGGAGGTCTTTCTTTCGGAccccctctctctttttattttttttgactcTTCTAAGTTCTTCTGTAGAGGGCAGTTAG
- the LOC118034949 gene encoding nuclear envelope-associated protein 2, which translates to MSVLERSSSTSTPVREIDPLLKDLNEKKQSFRKNVVSLAAELKEVRNRLASQEQSFAKETETRQEAENKAKIMEEEISRLQERMEERNGQLQASASTADKYLTELDGLRSQLAATQATADVSAASAQSAQLQCLALIKELDAKNSSLKEHEERVTRLGEQLDNLQKDLQARESSQKQLKDEVMRIEHDIMKAISQAGDSKDCELRKLLDEVSPKNFEKMSKLLVVKDEEITKLKDEIRVMSAHWKLKTKELESQLEKQRRADQELKKRVLKLEFCLQEARAQTRKLQRMGERRDKAIKELRDQLAAKKQAISEANNDKQNFWETSSFKVVVSMSMLILVVFSKR; encoded by the exons ATGTCAGTTTTGGAGAGATCATCGTCGACATCAACTCCTGTTAGAGAGATTGATCCCTTATTGAAGGATTTAAATGAGAAGAAGCAAAGTTTTAGGAAAAATGTTGTCTCTTTGGCTGCTGAGTTAAAGGAAGTACGTAACCGCCTTGCATCTCAAGAGCAATCATTTGCTAAAGAAACAGAAACTAGACAG GAAGCAGAAAATAAGGCAAAAATCATGGAAGAGGAGATTAGCAGATTGCAGGAGAGAATGGAAGAGAGAAATGGCCAGCTTCAGGCTTCAGCTTCTACTGCTGATAAG TACCTCACGGAGTTGGATGGTCTCAGATCACAACTTGCAGCCACCCAAGCAACTGCGGATGTAAGTGCTGCCTCAGCTCAGTCAGCACAGCTTCAATGTTTAGCACTTATAAAAGAATTGGATGCAAAGAATAGCTCGTTAAAAGAGCATGAAGAGCGTGTAACTAGGCTAGGAGAGCAACTAGATAACTTGCAGAAGGATCTTCAAGCTAGGGAATCTTCCCAAAAGCAACTGAAAGATGAAGTTATGAGAATTGAGCATGATATTATGAAAGCCATTTCCCAGGCAGGAGACAGTAAAGATTGTGAACTGAGGAAATTATTAGATGAAGTTTCTCCTAAAAACTTTGAGAAGATGAGTAAACTTTTGGTTGTTAAGGATGAAGAAATAACCAAACTGAAAGATGAAATAAGAGTTATGTCTGCTCACTGGAAGCTTAAAACCAAGGAATTAGAATCACAG TTAGAGAAACAGCGACGAGCTGATCAGGAATTGAAGAAGAGGGTGTTGAAGTTGGAATTCTGTCTTCAGGAAGCTCGTGCTCAGACACGGAAGCTCCAGAGG ATGGGAGAGCGAAGGGATAAAGCTATTAAAGAACTCCGAGATCAGTTAGCAGCTAAGAAGCAGGCTATATCTGAAGCAAATAATGATAAGCAAAATTTCTGGGAGACATCTAGCTTCAAGGTTGTAGTTTCCATGTCAATGTTGATCTTGGTTGTTTTCTCCAAGCGATGA
- the LOC118034950 gene encoding heavy metal-associated isoprenylated plant protein 24 — protein sequence MGVAGTLEYFSDLLSNVKKGKKKKLMQTVALKVRMDCQGCERKVKSVLNGVKGVKSVKVDMKQQKVTVTGFVEPEKVLKAAQSTKKKVELWPYVPYTLVAHPYVSQAYDKKAPPNHVRAVPVTATISESTIDDYYIYMFSDENPNACSIM from the exons ATGGGAGTTGCCGGAACTTTGGAGTATTTCTCTGATTTACTAAGCAATGTCAAGAAAGGCAAGAAAAAGAAGCTGATGCAAACCGTAGCTCTCAAAGTCAGGATGGACTGCCAAGGCTGTGAACGTAAGGTCAAGAGTGTCCTCAACGGGGTTAAAG gtGTTAAATCCGTGAAAGTAGACATGAAGCAACAAAAGGTGACTGTGACTGGGTTCGTGGAGCCAGAGAAAGTGTTGAAGGCAGCTCAATCAACAAAGAAGAAGGTAGAGCTGTGGCCTTATGTCCCATACACTTTAGTGGCACACCCCTATGTCTCACAGGCTTATGACAAGAAAGCACCTCCGAATCATGTTAGAGCAGTTCCGGTCACAGCCACTATCAGCGAGTCCACCATTGACGACTACTACATCTACATGTTTAGTGATGAGAACCCTAATGCCTGCTCCATCATGTAA
- the LOC118035010 gene encoding toll/interleukin-1 receptor-like protein isoform X2: protein MNSPTSPMGLFSVINLLMLFLSGKANDVFLSFNHQEIGKNFADHLYKDLNYAGIRTFRDDGGIYTGQKSDIKRAIQESRISVVVFSKDYASSTKCLDQLVLIMDARRTTGLLVLPLFYNLDPSEVWEQKGLFEEAFAKHEKSFHKEMARVDSWRAALKEAADLKGKERKQDRGKEFDENERNLAIYQRNEDIEGMLLDISKISFESKLNSRVFARKSKLRLLRIYNSGVKNKCKVHLPHGWRQVPFLGDEISALG from the exons ATGAATTCACCAACCAGTCCAATGGGTTTGTTCTCAGTTATCAATCTCTTGATGCTTTTCCTTTCTGGAAAGGCTAATGAtgttttcttgagttttaaCCACCAAGAAATTGGCAAGAATTTTGCCGATCATCTCTACAAAGACCTCAATTATGCTGGGATTCGCACTTTTAGAGATGATGGTGGAATTTACACTGGACAAAAGTCTGATATCAAGAGAGCGATACAGGAATCCAGGATTTCGGTTGTTGTGTTCTCTAAAGACTATGCTTCTTCAACAAAGTGCCTGGACCAGCTTGTGCTCATAATGGATGCCAGGAGAACAACTGGGCTCCTTGTGCTTCCTCTTTTTTACAACCTTGATCCGTCGGAGGTCTGGGAACAGAAAGGGTTGTTTGAAGAAGCATTTGCTAAACACGAAAAAAGCTTCCATAAGGAAATGGCTAGAGTAGATAGTTGGAGGGCGGCTCTTAAAGAAGCTGCAGACCTGAAAGGAAAGGAGCGGAAACAAGACAG GGGAAAAGAGTTTGACGAGAATGAAAGAAATCTTGCAATTTACCAGAGAAATGAAGACATTGAAGGGATGCTCTtggacatttcaaaaattagttttgaaagtaaattaaattccAGAGTCTTTGCAAGGAAATCCAAACTTAGATTGCTTAGGATTTATAACTCTGGAGTTAAAAATAAGTGTAAAGTGCACCTTCCACATGGCTGGCGTCAAGTTCCTTTCTTAGGAGATGAGATATCTGCGTTGGgatga
- the LOC118034951 gene encoding uncharacterized protein, with product MGGERGGGGGRAEAQYVTAKISVWWDIENCHVPRDCDPHAIAQNISSALVKMNYCGPVSISAYGDTHRINSAVQQALSSTGIALNHVPAGVKDASDKKILVDMLFWAVDNAAPANYLLISGDRDFSNALHQLRMRRYNILLAQPQKASAPLLAAAKSVWLWTSLLAGGPPLGEGESLQLDSNSYMSTSDTSQIPLSDAAQLKQPVDSYSDNPYLANQKSPYTARGYDNKQKGKNIRRSPSQTNGSMTTSVPLWTQEDQHNTNSHQPGTYFPRVPLSGPAPDFVHGNTNFTWCDVPYVNGNHQNHYTQQLRPNNSVMQPDFAAGGFYPPPNLHPRGPPPMPARPNGTSSMPAPHTSAPDIGNLNISGYSINFNPQRRNPEVKHDSKKKLPRSVSSSNSQNGNMAHISPSIYQDEMPNHRYSSHPEYLSSSSSAMGASVAPGSVIWGSPGCPKPSEYVQGLIGVVLLALNTLKSEKIMPTETNIADCIRYGDQKHRNTDIKKALECAIEHQMVVAQSLGAMQLFVGKNEKLWKCVNPIGGSPKQIPKATWDEIQLFLISSAGRSAILASQCRYEAGTILKRKCLKGHALGDILQILNMVIGYKKWIIHHPSGWQPISITLSEIESDLWSAEGT from the exons ATGGGAGGAGAAAGAGGAGGCGGAGGAGGAAGAGCAGAGGCACAGTATGTGACCGCCAAGATTTCAGTTTGGTGGGACATAGAGAACTGTCATGTACCTAGAGACTGTGACCCTCATGCCATAGCACAAAACATAAGCTCAGCACTTGTCAAGATGAATTATTGTGGTCCTGTTTCTATTTCTGCTTATGGTGACACGCATCGTATAAATTCTGCTGTTCAGCAGGCGCTCTCTAGTACTGGGATTGCTCTCAATCATGTCCCTGCAG GTGTTAAAGATGCAAGTGATAAGAAGATTCTTGTTGATATGCTGTTTTGGGCTGTGGACAATGCCGCGCCTgctaattatttgttaatttctgGTGATCGAGACTTCTCTAATGCTCTTCATCAGTTGCGAATGAGGAGATACAATATTCTTCTGGCACAGCCCCAGAAAGCATCCGCACCCCTTCTTGCGGCTGCAAAGAGTGTATGGCTCTGGACAAGTCTTTTGGCAGGAGGACCGCCTCTCGGTGAAGGCGAATCACTGCAACTTGATAGTAATAGCTATATGTCCACTTCAGACACTTCACAGATTCCATTGTCTGATGCCGCTCAATTAAAACAACCAGTGGATTCATATTCTGATAATCCGTATCTGGCAAACCAGAAGTCTCCTTACACAGCAAGGGGTTATGACAATAAACAGAAAGGGAAAAACATCCGAAGAAGCCCAAGCCAGACAAATGGATCAATGACAACAAGTGTGCCTCTTTGGACCCAAGAAGATCAACATAATACAAACTCTCACCAACCGGGTACTTATTTCCCTAGAGTTCCCCTTAGCGGACCTGCCCCGGATTTTGTTCATGGAAATACTAATTTTACTTGGTGTGATGTCCCCTATGTTAATGGCAACCACCAAAATCATTATACACAGCAATTAAGGCCAAACAATTCAGTGATGCAACCTGACTTTGCAGCAGGTGGTTTTTATCCTCCTCCTAATCTTCACCCCCGTGGTCCTCCTCCAATGCCTGCCAGGCCCAACGGAACAAGTTCTATGCCTGCACCACATACGAGTGCGCCTGATATTGGTAATTTGAACATTTCTGGATACTCCATCAACTTTAACCCTCAACGACGAAATCCAGAGGTAAAACATGATTCCAAGAAGAAACTTCCCCGATCTGTAAGCTCAAGTAACTCGCAAAATGGAAATATGGCACATATCTCACCATCAATTTACCAGGATGAGATGCCCAACCATAGATACTCCAGTCATCCAGAATAtctgtcatcatcttcatcagcAATGGGGGCTAGTGTTGCTCCAGGAAGTGTTATATGGGGGAGTCCAGGATGCCCAAAACCTTCTGAATACGTTCAAGGCCTTATAGGTGTGGTCTTGCTTGCCTTGAACACCCTTAAAAGTGAAAAGATAATGCCAACCGAAACAAATATAGCTGACTGCATCAGATATGGAGATCAGAAGCACCGTAACACTGACATTAAGAAGGCCCTTGAGTGTGCCATTGAGCATCAGATGGTAGTGGCACAGAGTTTAGGTGCGATGCAGTTGTTTGTTGGTAAAAACGAGAAACTGTGGAAATGTGTCAACCCTATTGGTGGCAGCCCGAAACAAATCCCAAAAGCAACATGGGATGAAATTCAACTTTTTCTGATATCCTCTGCCGGGCGATCTGCAATCTTGGCTTCTCAGTGCAG GTATGAAGCAGGTACTATTTTAAAGAGAAAGTGCTTGAAAGGACATGCTCTGGGTGATATCCTTCAGATCTTGAACATGGTAATTGGCTATAAAAAATGGATCATACATCATCCATCAGGATGGCAACCAATTAGCATTACACTATCAGAGATCGAGAGCGATTTATGGTCTGCAGAGGGCACATAA